TTGCTACAACATCTTCACTAGTAATACCAAAGGTACTGCCAGAGTGAGATGAGCTGCCATCACCATCATCCCCACTATCTCTCTCTTCATCATTGGGAGATGAAGGGTACTCATGAGAATCAAAAAAATTCATTTGATCTTCTATACTTACCATAGGAAGATCAGaagttttatgtttatgtttctcttttaaaggaaaaatattttcaaaaaattttacatctcttgcaaaaaaaaatattgttatctTCAATAGAAAGAAGTTTATAACCCTTTTTAACATTAGAATAACCTAAAAGAATACATTTAGTAGACCTTTTAGCAAATTTATCAAAGATATTtagattttttgaaaaacataagcACCCAAAGGATCTTAAGTGAGAGagattaggttttttttttttatcaaaaataagCTCATAAGGTGACTTTCCATCAAGCACAGAAGAAGGCAGTCTGTTAATCAAATAGCAAGCAGTCAAAATACATTCAGTCCATAAATTAAGAGGTAATCCCCCTTGAAACATAAGAGATCTACTAACATTAAGAAGatgtttgtgttttctttcaaCAATAACATTCTGTTGTGGAGAATGCACAACACTGGTTTGATGTATAACTCCATTTGTCTCAACAAATGTagaaaaaactttattaataaactcagttccattatcacttcttaaagTCTTAATGGTTTTATTAAACTGGTTTTTTAAAAGATTGTAAAATCTTACAAAGTTTTCTAAAACCTCATCTTTAGACTTTAACAAATAAACCCAAACTGCCTTGGTGAAATCATCAACAATGGTTAAGAAAAATCTATATCCACCTCTACCAGTAACTTTATATGGTCCCCATACATCTAAATGCACAAGTTGACCCAAAAATTCAGATTTATGACTACTTTTAGGAAAAGAATCTCTGGTTTGTTTAGCATATAAACAAATTTCACAATTCAGATTAGAATCATTCTTGTAATGTAAATCAGATTGAAGTTTATTTAACACATTATCAGCAGGATGACCTAATCTGCTATGCCACACAGTTTTAGACACATTGCAAGTAATTAATCTATCAATACCTTGCATATTCTCAACAATGTAACACAAACCACCAACTTGTCTACCAGTTCCTAGAATTTTCATTGAATTCAAATCCTGAGTCATCACATAACAAAAATTATCATCAAATGCAATAAGATACTTACTATGTTTAGCAACTTTATGAACAGATAACAAACTAACACAATATTCTGGAACTACTAAAACATCATATAAGGTCAAATAACTTGTTAACTGTAAGTTACCAATTTTTTGTACATAAGCATAAGTACCATTAGGATGACCAACCTTAATTTTGAAAGCAGAAACATCAATAATATCAACCATATTGTTATCAGAAAAAGTAATATGATGATTAGCTCCAGAATGATTAATCCACCCTTTTTTAGAATAACTAGATCTTAGATTTGAATTAGAACAAAAAAACTTCTTAaagtttttatgaaaatttttacTGGAATTAAACAACACACCTGCCATATTGGCATTCACACCTTGAGAAGACTCTGGATTATCTTTCAACAGATTAAGAATTCTAGATAACTTCTCATCAGAAAGATTAGTAGATGAAGACCTTGCAGTATTGGAAGTTGAAGCATTATTGGCAAATTTTCTTTGACCTCCTTgagtattaaattttttatttccaaAATTAGGAGGATATCCAATTATCTTAAAACATTTATCCATAGTATGACCATTAAAACCACCATTTTCACAAACAACAGAAGGACCTTTACCAGAATTTTGAGGATTATTAATTctgttttttgaaaaattattcaTAGTTGGAAAAGAACTACCAGAACCAACTTTAGACATGAAGGCAGAAGAATTAGACTTTTGAGATCCAGAAATAGAAGTTAAACCTCTATGTGATTCATCTCTAGACAAAATAGAATAAGCAGTTTTAAGATTAGGAATAGGTTCTTTAGTTAAAATGGTACTTCTTACATTAACATACATATCATCAAGACCCATCAAGAATTGCATAAGTTTCATTAACACCAATGTTTTAAAAGGTAGGTCAAGTTTAACACCAATGTTTTGAATGagaataagataaaaaaaaattttataactgaaaaataataaagagaTAAGGGAATAGAAGACAAACAGTGCTATCGGATGAAAATAAAGGAAGAACAATTCTATTTATTCAATCGATTCACTTAGTCGATGAATAATAGAATCAAGAAGAAGAACCTGAACTATTCAATCGATTCTTTTAGTCGATGAACAGTAGAAAcccaaaccctaatttgaaCAAATTAGGTTATTCTGAAACAATCGGATCTAGAAATTGTAATTGTGATCAAAGAATCATACGTCGTTTAACAATACCAGATCAAAAAGTAAAATCCCCAAATATTAGTAAAACCCTAAATCGGAGATCCAGAAACCTagaaattattatttaacaaaattaattcGATTATTCTTCTAAacaacctggctctgataccatgaacaAAAAACTTGAACCCTGAATTAATCTCAATTAATTCAATTATAATTCTGAAATCTAATCAATCTAAAATGATTATATGAAGCAACAATAACAAATATCCACCACTGCTATTCAGGTATGGATTCACTCAACTATATTATTGAGTGTTCTATTACAATCTTGATTGTAAATGTAAAGAATCTATCTAAACGAATGAATCTCAAGAGAGAGAAGCAGAATTGATGCAGAATTATTATTCAAGTTATGAACCCTAATCAGGTTATAACCATCTATATATACTAGGGAAACTTTCAAGAAAGTCACAAATGACCCTTGTActtctctcttttcttcttgtaCAGCTTTAGTCCTTCTATATGAGAAACTTGCACTCTTAGTCCAGAAAGTATACACTTGAAGTCCAGAATACTTTAAGTTGCATCTTGATCATCTTATACACCTGAAATGAGCTAATCATGCAATAAGCAACAATCTTATTTGAGAATGGAATTATATTTCTCAACAAGTTTTTTGTAGCTTCATCCAAGTATTAAAACCATAATTTGTTGATATACGGCGTAGATCTGGATGATTGATGAAAGAAACACCAAACATATCCCAAACTTCTCGCTCCCACCGGCCGGCAGGGCCGGCTTAACATTTTTGGGGGCCTTAGGCTGCTCCAACCTGGGGGCTTAGTTCATTGGCATTAAAATTAAGTGTGGTAGGTTTTAAGTTTGATCCGAAAAGCCGTTTCATATAATTGGCACATTATGATTGATAGGAAAAGTACTTATAATGTGCTTCAAGTAGTTACAAATACATTACACAACAAATTTACATGCATTTCTAGTAAGTAAAATAACAAAGAAACAAGTGATACTAAGTTACTAATCACAAACTACTGGTAAGTACTTCAAATACAATATTCAAGTGTAAAAGTACCTTCGATTTTAAGAAAAAGTGATGATGTTTGGAAAGAGTTAAAGCCGTTCATGTTCACATAAAGATGGGAGAAGCTTTTTGTAATTCTAATTTCTAAATAAACATGCTTTAAAAAGAAGCCTAATGTATGCCAAAcccaaaaaactaaaatttaggGGCCTTAAGCCCATGCCTAATCCTCTACAACTAATGAGCCGCCTTTGCGGCCGGCTCACCATCCTTACCCCCTACGAAAGATTTAGCCTTATAAGAGGAAAGGTCCCAGGTTTCACGTCTTAAAGAAGTGTAAAGTGTTATAAAAGCGTTTACGGTTTTAAGAAATACTATTTGAAGACATGCATAAGAGTTTCCTGAGTTGTGGATGGGTTTTTATATCTAAGTCAACAAGTCCACATAGAATCTTTAAAAACCTGTcaattactcgtaatatttaaCAGATGACTAATTTTATATGTGTCTTTTTAGCTAATGGCATTTGCCCATTTTAAATCCAAAAGAGGACAAGCATATCCGTTGGGAAGGATTTTTATCGAAGTCCATGCTACATGTGATGATGTGAAATTTTGGGCCAAACTTTGCTTCTAGCGAATAAAGTATATCCCttaaaaaatgtctattttgTCATGGAACTCGTGGGTTTTATATGAtgtataatttaataaattacatgTTAAGTTAGGTGTAGTAGTAAAATCTTATAAGACCCATTgaataaaaatctttatatgatTCATGAATATATAAAATCTACTTAATGTAACGCTTTAATTAGAAACAAGTGGCATTTTTGCTTGTTGATAATTGAGGTGGTCCTTTTTGTATTAATTGGGGTATTTATTTATGCTcctttatgttcttttttttttaaaccacaaATTCTTTTGCCCCCAATTGAATTCTACTCAGGACGAATTGGAAATAGACTGCATGCAATATGACTTGAACCCGCAATTCATAAAAACGTGATTTATCGAGACATATTAATGATAGTATTGTCATATTCACATTTCTCTCTCTTTTGCGTTTTGGGTTTcatgttaataataaaaagaaagatgatCTAATGAATCAAAAGTCATGCCTTTATATACTAGTCTCATGTTCTGCTAACCATTTTATCATGGATGTTTTATGTTAATCGTGAGACCAGTTGATGAGTAGCCAATAGTGAATTGATCTTTCATTTGCTTAAAATAAGTAAACCTTCAACTGATCAGTTacgatatatttttttaagcaaTTATTGAAAATTCTCCTCAACCTATTGCAACAGGCCAAAACCATTAGAAATCcgttttatgatatatttacaTCCCCATCTATACATAGTCGATGGTATTGAACTCATTTAAAATATACCTTACATCAATACCATGAATTCAATATGGCAAAATGTACAAAATGGTAttgttataaaagttaaggTGGAGGAAATATATCCAAGCATAtgggaaaaaaagaagaatagcACATAATGTTGATTGTACTATTCTATTAGGTTATAGCAAAATACTTTTTTTCATGTGTTTCGGTTCAGTTTAAGCTTTACAAATTACGACTATCCCATCAATCTCTTCTAAATATTCTTCATCTAAGTAATCTGCTAGATTAATGCAAAACACTTTTTTGATATGGCCCGGATTAAATTTGAACTTTACTATCATCAATATGCTTTTAAAGAGTTTATAGCATCTAGCCAATTCGACTTGAACCTTTGGAAGAGTTGAATTATACCTTAGGCCCAATCCCTTGAACTACTAGACATATGTTCTGTGCATATGTGCATCTATTTTTCTAACACGAACTAAACATCAAGATTGTGGTGTTTAAGTTTAGTTGTTTCACAAACTCACTATCTTAATAGTTGCATCTGTAAACcaataatatgtataaaaaattaCCTTAAATGTAAGTACACATTTAATTTGCAAGTACAGATAGATGTGAAAGAACAACATTGATTATTGATATGCATATAGTGTGCAGTTGGGTTACACCTAAAATTTTTGCATACAGAACAATGTGGGGGTGCAGGCAGGCAGGCAGGCTCATAGCTGTCATGGTTAGTACTAAATGGTTTACCAGATATATTTATGCCTCTCATCAGTCCATTTCGAAGGAGCTTATTGAGTTGCTACTGTCAACCCCCACCATTTCTGAACCAGGACTCAATGACACACATACTGGGCCTTTCCTCAATTTATAGTCTCTGGAAAACTGATGTACAGTTTCTTGAATTTCACAAAAGGCAAGCAGAAATCCAGCAGCATCACTTTGGCACAAGATTTTCTTGATCACTGTCTCCAATGCACTTTTCCTGTAGAAACACATGAAAAATTATGTTCATTTTAGTGAGTATATTACAATGAACTAATGAACCTTTATAAGGGTATTTGTGAATTTTAAGGACCTGAAGTTTTGGGCCTTAACAATGAGGCGGTGGACCTTTTTGAGCTCGGAGTGGACTTGGTATATACCCAACCCACTGGGCTTTTCTACTGTTAGGGAAAAAGGGAGGTTCAGGATGCAATTAGCTTGAATTTCTGCCATTTCTTCATCAATCACAGCTTCCTCGATCCGCAAGTCATGGATCAATTGTGATATAGCCTTCTCCATGGCACCTGCATGGGTCAATGCTGAGGGTCGGCCGGGTGAGGACTTGACCAGGGAGCTAAGGAGGTCCAAAATGGAAGAGGGACGACAGTCACCGAGCCAAGAGAGTGTGGTAAGTTCAAGAGGTGGAGTGGATTTGGGCATAAGAAGGTTAGCCACCTCCTTGGGTGGAGTTGGATTCAAGGGCCGGGAGTATTGGGCTTGGAATCGTTTTAGTTGCTTGTCTATTCGTTCTTCAAGGGCCATTAGTTGCTTTTCAAGACGGGCTGACTGGTGATTCCTTTCTTGCCTCCAGGGTCTATAGTTTTTCCAACTGGATCTTTCCCCTAATCAAAACAACACCAGTAACACGTTAGACTAATTAAAGCAAGAATTTATGTTGTTCTTCcagttaaataacaaaaaaacgaTATAGGTTGGTCCTAAATAATTCTGTGTGACAATAACTTGAATTCTCCTTACATCTTTGTGCAGGATGTCACCTGTTTTTCTGGCAAAAGGTAAAATATCTTAAGAACATTTCATAACATTATATGATCAATAATTTGAATATCTACAACCAAACACATTGcaagtaagcaacaagactGAACCTATAATAGATGCAGAATGCATACagctaaaaaaaataggaaTATAAGTTGTTCTTCCAGTCAAATAGAGAATCAATAAACATAGATCTATAAAGATTAACCTAACGTCAGCAGAACATGCTGCGATTAGAACTGGAAATCTCTTAGCATAAGCAATTGTTAGTTACAGCAAGATAAATTCTTCAAGAAAAGGCATAATAGGTACCGTAACATCACATGTTCTTAATGTGAATAACTACTACCAAACACAATACAAGTTTGTgacaaaagattaaaaatgtcaaaaaacaCAGAATACACGAAGTGATTAAACCAAGAACAAATAAACCATAACCAAAAATGCAAGCCAGTTAGGCCTATCTCCGTGTAACATTATTCGATCATAACTGCGGTCCTCCTATCATACATTAGGGTAAGAAGTAaaatgaattcaccaaagaaAACATTTCGTGACCTAATACGTTCAAGAATGAGAATAACTAACAAATAACAGATGCGGAACACAAGCAAACTGATTATTATCTGTATTACTGCAATTCTTGTAACATAATTAGGGCACAAAATTAGATTGAATAATCAAATACTActaattatatactcgtattatgtaGAGATATATATAGTAATTCTGTATGTATAGACGTATGTATGTGTACCTAATTTAGGGGAATCTTGTTGGTAGAGAGCGAGGCATCGGATTTGTTCCTTGGATAAAAGATCAGATACATCTTTACCGCTTGAATCCGTAACTAAAGTCTTTCCACGATCGTCGTCATCATCTTCGTTGTTCTTCGGTTTCCTGTGTGAATGAAATTTCATCGGAGATTAGAATGATAAAATCACATGGAAAATAATTGAAAAGAAGGAAGAAGCAATTAAGATGATAATAAACATGGCAGAAATTACAAGTGAAATGAAGCCTTCTTTGCGATTTTCTGTTTCTTCTCCGTCAACGTCGTCATCGTGTGTGTGATTTTGGGCGCCAGTTTCTCCTTTGAATCTTCTTAATTGGGCTCTCTGCTCTACGGGCTGGACCACACTTCTTGAATTGATCTATATAACCGTCTCCGTTGCTTTGAGTCTGtccttatttatatttattaataattaattaaaattaaaatcggATAAACGAatagtatttattttttctatgtTTATTAAGTAATTTGAGGATGTCGACCCATTTTTATTCACttaatatatttgtatctaAGTTTGGTTTTATAGCTTAATATGCACATCATGTAAACAGCTTTTGGTAACTTGATTAAGAATGTGTTTAATTAGAAGTATAGATTATTAACAACTTTTAAAGACATATGCTCATGTGATTTGATTGAAAAACTACACCTTTTAAATAATAGGTAGGTCTGTTATTTAGAAGATCTTGTTAAAAAGTAGAAATAACTATTGGGCTGTTTTTATGGACATAGACTCTAAATTGTGATTGCTTTTCAAGTTTTCATGATAACGAGATACGTTATCCGGGCGTTGcccgggagacattatatttattgtgttccgtactatgtaaaaattattacatgcttttagaaacattatatagcttaaaacctgagttgatattgattttctAATACgtaagcaattataaattagaaaaaatcgacTATGTaattttataacagattaatatattatataaattctaaaagataataagtatgaacgtaaaatatttaaaataaaaaaacaaattaataatacaaacataattaacgctaatttcctaaatcattgaaaataaaaaatgaaacagaaataatccataataataaaacatcaaccgaaataacattgaaactaataagtattgcaaacaaatttttcggagatggttaggtgtatatattcaaaacatacaccatactgttatgtgtatatatactatgtaatagttcacttgtaataagatgagataatcttaaaaatgttataaactgaaaaaataataatatgcaattaaaataagtgatcttttgtaaacaaattgaaagcaatttaaaagatcaaaacataatttgtcaagccTAAAACATACGAAAATCAAGTGgcccattaagaaaataaaaacggcccaaagaaataaaatggtccgttactattctttgcacgTATTTTCgtatctttgtttttaatatatatattaatgagtAAAATTTAGTCATAACCGATTTACAGAATATGATTTTATAATTATTCtattaattaatgtgattgaCTTTTAgactgcttttttttttctttttaatatatatataatatataattataatgataatgatagaaAGCTAAGGttacacttttaacacacataaaatggaataaaaaacaactaaatgGTATGTCGGAGCACACACCTCACATCATCATTACTTGAAGCCCCATTCAAGATGCATTGGCACCTCACACTTAAAGCCTATTGGTCTCTCATGCCACGAGGCTCACAGACACCTTACACCACCGGGATGGCTCTACTAATCCTGAACCGTATACTTCAAGTATGATACAATGGGTTTATATCAACCCACTATTTGTACTTCAAAGCTGAATACAGTTGGTAGctttttttgtattcttgaaaAAAGAAAGTCAATATTTTGTCTATTCTGTTAAATCCAGAAACCAGGACTATACTAGCACAACTACACAAGTTACACAAAGAACAACTGTGTTTAACATTATACTAGCTCAACTTAAGTTGCCAAAAAAATGTGTTTAGGGTGGCAAATATACGCTGCTTTTGGACCATCCCAAAATCGCCCTGTGTCTAACGAATTCATCAGTCACACATTACCATTACGCAATTTTCGGTATGAAAACCACCCTTTTAGAAAGTTTGTTAGTTTCGACCCAGGCATAAAAACTGAGTCGTCTTCTTCACATTGACACTGATATATGTTAGTCCCTTGATCTTTCACGAATTCAGAGTTACTTGCATCAACCAATTCTCCATCTTCATGAACATTTGACCTAAAAGACGACAAGGAAATCAAACTAGACATTTCAAGTTAAGAAAACTTTTAAGAAAGAGATTAATATAGGATAATGGAGCTACAAAGTGCCAAACGACCAGTGAAACCTTACCATGGAATTACTGATGAAAGCcacatttaaaatgaaaaatagaaaattggtaacataattatatatggaGAAGTGATTCATACACTGAACAACGTCTCCACTCATCACTTTGATTCTTAATTTGTTGTCTTGGTCGATGGTTGGTTGAAACATGACGAACAAATTTAATCTGCATGTATCAACGACTAAAAGCTCAGAAAGTATTAAATCTAATTATGTGTGGGAGTGAAAAATACTGAGATCCAGTCATATGGCTTAAAAGGAGTAATCTGCATGAAAAGATGAGCACTTATAGACTGCTCAACTCTCACTAATGCTTAGTtgcaaaatcaaaaaagaaTTTGTGCAGCAAATAACATAGACATCTTAGTTAGTCACTCAAAGTCTCCATAAGAAGTGATTTTGACTCTTACTAAAGCAAGATTTTGAAGAACTGCAATGTGAGAATCATAAGAATGTGAGGTAAACAATCGACAACATCATGGCTTCAGAATATTATACTGCCGTTTTTGGATTTTCAGGACCAATATTTCCCATGACCTCATTCGTTTACTTGCATACATCTTCTGTGAGTTTATGCACCTCATAAATCAAGCAGATTTCCTTTATTGGTGAAAGCATAATACACTTCATGACTTGAATCATCTATAGTTCATCAAGTCAAATGAAAAACTTGAACATGTGGAACTCTATTATAACCACCCATTGTTATAAACTTTGTAAACAAAAAACTAGCCAAATTGCATAATACTGAAATAATAGTAGTATAGTTTCCTATCCAAAGAAAACATTAGCATTTAACTATGTTGTCATTATTATGTTCAATCATAGCTTAACCAGCAAAACAATGGAATACAGACCGATTTTTTGTATAGGATACATACATCtatctataactatatataagagTAGAGCAGAAGCTTATATTAAGAAATAATAGAGGAATGATATGAGTGTATATTAAGAAATAATAGAGGAATGATATGAGTGTATATAACAACCTGATCACCATCCTTGATTCCAAGTCTTCGTATATTAGCCTTATCATCAAGCAGCTTCTGACCTTggtaacacaaacaaaaatgcCCCCATACATGTGACCTGgcccatatatatacaatacatatacATTAAGCATACATTGCTGTCCATTCACAACCTATATAATGCAGTTGGCAGGTATATATACTTGAACATTTTGCTTACAACAATAGAAAACAATATTAATAGCATCTCATGTTATGTGACCATCTTATCCATGTGAGAAATGTACAGATCTATCTATCAACAAGCACTTAAACTATTCAGATAAAACAAAAGGACACTCTGGTGCAAACATACAATTTTTAGTCCTAATCATTATTCACCTTTAGTTATTTATATCGTAACCGcttaattaacaaaattttgACAACTTTTAGTAATTAATTACTTGCAACAATCGTAAGTCATATATAATTACTTGCAACacgaatatatattttgatggaAAGCTTAGTCCGAGCCAATCGGCCTTGTTGACatacatgttttacctaacaatttgaaaaagggtaattggatggaaTACCCCTGAttccatgtaccatttggtacccactaatcccccaACCAGGCTAGtgtgattatctcaagtttgcctttgaCAAGACTCGAACCTAAGACCTCCCTTGGAAAGTGGCGGTTGGTGGCCACTAGGCTATTACCCAATGGTTTTCACCTAACAATTTTGGCTTTGAAGACGCACCGAAAACAAAACAATGACCTTGGTGtagcaataataataacataaaataatcGATTTCAATACGATA
The Erigeron canadensis isolate Cc75 chromosome 2, C_canadensis_v1, whole genome shotgun sequence DNA segment above includes these coding regions:
- the LOC122588344 gene encoding uncharacterized protein LOC122588344; the encoded protein is MKFHSHRKPKNNEDDDDDRGKTLVTDSSGKDVSDLLSKEQIRCLALYQQDSPKLGERSSWKNYRPWRQERNHQSARLEKQLMALEERIDKQLKRFQAQYSRPLNPTPPKEVANLLMPKSTPPLELTTLSWLGDCRPSSILDLLSSLVKSSPGRPSALTHAGAMEKAISQLIHDLRIEEAVIDEEMAEIQANCILNLPFSLTVEKPSGLGIYQVHSELKKVHRLIVKAQNFRKSALETVIKKILCQSDAAGFLLAFCEIQETVHQFSRDYKLRKGPVCVSLSPGSEMVGVDSSNSISSFEMD
- the LOC122590243 gene encoding uncharacterized protein LOC122590243, encoding MEIMSSNFDHDNQDPTVLCHNAFIFRPYSSSSSYHKLHKQRLNLSILKLDGSSFGIQVSMNASVADLKLALEDFFTLLPNNNTCIVSWSHVWGHFCLCYQGQKLLDDKANIRRLGIKDGDQIKFVRHVSTNHRPRQQIKNQSDEWRRCSVSNVHEDGELVDASNSEFVKDQGTNIYQCQCEEDDSVFMPGSKLTNFLKGWFSYRKLRNGNV